In a single window of the Penaeus monodon isolate SGIC_2016 chromosome 3, NSTDA_Pmon_1, whole genome shotgun sequence genome:
- the LOC119594952 gene encoding gamma-secretase subunit Aph-1-like, which yields MTVAEFFGCGLIAFGPSLAMFGLTIATDPIRTIMLVASAFFWLLALLFSSILYTAVVQLQDYLVFGVICSVLFQELFRFLWFLLIQKAEGGLKKVSDGNMQIVENKHILAYVSGLGFGMISGAFSLVNVLADMTGPGTIGMKGDPKNFFIVSAVTSLAFILLHVFWGILFFNALHRRAYLQLAYVILCHMLASCITLMNPIYSVTIPTIWILTILSGVLAFIVAGGSHRTIQSAFRGRPQVLQVNADATGNFTQVGGM from the exons ATGACAGTAGCAGAATTTTTCGGGTGTGGGCTAATCGCCTTTGGACCTTCTCTAGCGATGTTTGGGCTAACAATAGCCACAGATCCCATTCGGACTATAATGCTGGTCGCCAG tgCATTCTTCTGGTTGCTGGCATTGCTCttctcatcaatattatatacAGCTGTAGTACAACTACAAGATTACTTGGTATTTGGAGTAATCTGTTCTGTCCTGTTTCAAGAGCTATTTAG ATTCTTATGGTTCTTGTTGATACAAAAAGCAGAGGGAGGTTTAAAGAAAGTCAGTGATGGTAACATGCAGATTGttgaaaataaacacattttgGCTTATG TGTCTGGCTTGGGCTTCGGCATGATTTCTGGTGCCTTCTCTCTTGTGAATGTGCTAGCTGATATGACAGGACCTGGAACCATTGGCATGAAAGGCGACCCCAAAAACTTCTTCATTGTCTCAGCTGTTACAAGTCTTGCATTCATCTTGCTCCATGTCTTCTGGGGGATCCTCTTTTTCAATGCCCTCCATCGCCGTGCTTATCTGCAGCTGGCTTATGTTATCCTGTGCCATATGCTGGCCTCCTGTATA ACTCTTATGAACCCTATCTATTCTGTCACCATCCCAACTATCTGGATTCTAACAATCCTGTCTGGGGTGTTGGCCTTCATTGTTGCTGGTGGCTCACACAGAACCATCCAATCTGCCTTCCGAGGACGTCCACAGGTTCTACAGGTCAATGCTGATGCCACTGGCAACTTCACACAAGTTGGAGGGATGTGA